Sequence from the Candidatus Methylomirabilis sp. genome:
CTCGGTCACGATGGGCAGGCCCGTCGCCTCCCGCGCCTCCGCCAGGTACCGGAGGGCCTCCTCGCCCAGCCCCTGGAACGTGTAGGGGGAGGTTCGGGGCTTGAAGGCTCCGCCCCGGAGCAGGCGCGCCCCGGCCGCCTTGACCACCCGGGCCATCCCCAGGATCATCTCCCGCCCCTCCACGGAGCAGGGGCCGGCAATCACGGCGAGCCGCTGTCCCCCCACCTCCACGCCGTTGACCGGGATCACGCTGTTCTCCGACTTGAAGTCTCGGCTGGCCAGCTTGAACGGTTTGAGGATGGGGAGGACCTTCTCCACGCCAGGGAGGGCCTCGAACGCCACGTCCCGGAGGATCCGCTCGTCGCCGATGGCGCCGATGATCGTGCGCTCCACCCCGCGCGAGATGTGGGGGGCGAGCCCGTAGGCGGTGATCTTCTGCGCGACCTGCTCGATCTCCTGCTCGGTCGCGGCGCGCCGCATGACGATAATCA
This genomic interval carries:
- the aroF gene encoding 3-deoxy-7-phosphoheptulonate synthase, which translates into the protein MIIVMRRAATEQEIEQVAQKITAYGLAPHISRGVERTIIGAIGDERILRDVAFEALPGVEKVLPILKPFKLASRDFKSENSVIPVNGVEVGGQRLAVIAGPCSVEGREMILGMARVVKAAGARLLRGGAFKPRTSPYTFQGLGEEALRYLAEAREATGLPIVTELMDPRDAPLVLKYADCIQIGARNMQNFRLLKEVGSHRKPVLLKRGMSSSIKELLMSAEYILSEGNYNVILCERGIRTFEEFTRNTLDLSAVP